One Hermetia illucens chromosome 4, iHerIll2.2.curated.20191125, whole genome shotgun sequence DNA segment encodes these proteins:
- the LOC119653603 gene encoding KN motif and ankyrin repeat domain-containing protein 2 isoform X3, protein MNRIMKRLKSKFQIKSCVSAESSQRSASHDKTPPTLDAKDEIEFIRSNAVDLSPNTLYSIRDQMAISLRRMKDLEEQVKLIPVLKKQLSTLKEEKRQLQIQLRKDEATSPSAASSSQKMIQVISFTPQRISPVALESLGSRIRSHSQSELTTKKTLKRDVGIMCTQHTKDVGTLVSPTMVRSIGVNPTMTDSIHDDIFTRSQLDDILKKSIVEYEVRKRKEKHRNLVSIGTQMVPKAQPEKKTCSTQATVEKPPTKEQASMITPMRKDAYALHKPETRTVGSSEHKTTDILCERCGVPRRTVACGPDSEESKQYLSLKQMDMPPRSLSFHLGETEKLNIKRKTIGTQYQISTKHAAVQSSVATDSVGVQNVPTYATKSCQHFADSAQKTTDTLGLIQLVDHFTNTDKIIPEKVITYNQASNTDQIRTKDYGTNTLPPARLQHMSSNTDKVSHKDVGCGDVIKPHISIACADNYCDSCKDAIKNLAKEFSKVLGSPTLGSSVEHSRIPRPTTLTSPRPVRKKFMRQNTYTVQQSPSPSPVGERRSASVTPPSRSLSSSLDSISALRGPTGISSKQNTERNSRTGGIGDESLGSGTSVGAGQKELPPPPGEVTVSLSSPTTSWKQDTADPKPNLNGGESVEEDDVKEDTQPTISCAVAASSSHNNMLLTQIATSTSAPRNKVTPSKEMRAAMKVINDSLQKSSTKQSNLKNANGIVQREWFQISSTDSANPLDVEDYLDCFEEFSNGLLKYIVNLKDGNGNTAMHYAVSHGNFDVVSILLDSKVCDVNQMNNAGYTSVMLVSLAKLKNSAHRTVVQRLFQMADVNIRAKKHCQTALMLAVSHGNLDMVEMLLAAGADINIQDEDGSTALMCAAEHGRIDIVKHLLSQPDCDSLIQDVDGSTAFKIAWQAQHRDIGLLLYVHEQMLRSKMPSRAEPPRSPAAIPRTPKQQSQQQQSPPNQQK, encoded by the exons AAGCAGTTATCGACTCTGAAAGAAGAGAAGCGTCAATTACAAATTCAACTTCGTAAAGACGAGGCAACATCACCCTCAGCTGCATCATCTAGTCAGAAAATGATTCAGGTAATATCATTCACGCCACAACGAATTAGCCCGGTAGCCTTGGAGAGTCTCGGATCCAGAATCCGGTCACACTCCCAATCGGAGCTTACGACAAAGAAAACACTGAAGCGAGATGTTGGTATCATGTGTACGCAACACACTAAAGATGTGGGGACATTGGTCAGCCCAACAATGGTACGATCAATCGGAGTTAATCCAACGATGACCGATAGTATTCATGATGATATCTTCACGAGGAGTCAGCTTGACGATATACTCAAAAAGTCTATTGTTGAATACGAAGTGAGAAAGCGAAAGGAGAAACATAGGAACTTAGTTTCGATTGGAACACAAATGGTACCGAAGGCACAACCTGAAAAGAAAACCTGCTCAACACAAGCGACTGTGGAGAAACCTCCAACGAAGGAACAAGCTTCCATGATTACTCCGATGCGAAAGGATGCCTATGCTCTTCATAAGCCTGAAACTCGAACTGTTGGATCATCCGAGCATAAAACAACTGATATTTTATGTGAAAGATGCGGAGTGCCAAGAAGAACAGTCGCATGTGGTCCTGACAGTGAGGAATCGAAGCAATATCTATCACTGAAGCAAATGGACATGCCACCGCGAAGCCTGTCATTCCATCTTGGAGAGACTGAAAAGCTTAATATAAAACGAAAAACGATCGGAACTCAGTATCAAATATCTACAAAGCATGCTGCCGTGCAAAGCTCGGTTGCTACAGATTCCGTGGGGGTTCAGAACGTTCCAACTTACGCAACAAAGTCTTGCCAACATTTCGCGGATAGCGCCCAGAAAACTACGGATACTCTTGGTTTGATTCAACTAGTTGACCACTTTACTAACACTGATAAAATCATACCGGAAAAGGTTATAACGTATAACCAAGCATCGAATACTGATCAAATTCGTACAAAGGACTATGGAACCAATACCCTTCCGCCAGCAAGGTTACAACATATGTCCTCGAACACGGATAAGGTTTCGCATAAAGATGTTGGTTGCGGTGATGTTATAAAGCCGCACATATCAATAGCTTGTGCTGACAATTACTGTGATTCATGCAAGGACGCTATAAAGAATCTTGCGAAGGAATTCTCAAAAGTGCTCGGATCACCAACATTGGGTAGCTCCGTCGAGCACTCCAGGATACCTCGACCCACGACACTAACCAGTCCACGTCCAGTTCGAAAGAAGTTCATGCGGCAGAACACATACACGGTTCAACAGTCGCCTAGTCCTAGTCCTGTGGGTGAACGTCGTTCAGCCAG TGTGACGCCGCCATCGAGATCCCTTTCAAGCAGCCTGGATTCGATTAGTGCACTCCGAGGACCAACAGGTATTTCCAGCAAACAGAACACCGAACGCAACAGTCGCACCGGTGGTATAGGTGATGAGTCACTCGGCAGTGGAACCTCGGTTGGTGCTGGTCAAAAGGAACTACCGCCGCCGCCGGGTGAAGTGACGGTTTCGCTGTCGTCACCGACAACGTCATGGAAACAAGACACCGCCGACCCCAAGCCAAACCTGAATGGGGGTGAAAGTGTCGAAGAGGACGACGTCAAGGAAGACACCCAGCCAACCATTAGCTGTGCCGTGGCAGCATCCTCTAGTCATAATAATATGCTTCTCACGCAGATAGCGACATCAACTTCAGCACCGCGAAATAA AGTGACGCCTTCGAAGGAAATGCGAGCAGCTATGAAAGTGATCAACGATTCCCTGCAGAAATCCTCCACGAAGCAGAGTAATTTGAAGAATGCCAACGGAATTGTTCAGCGGGAATGGTTTCAAATATCCAGTACGGATAGTGCTAATCCACTGGATGTTGAGGATTATTTGGATTGCTTCGAGGAGTTCTCCAATGGCTTGCTCAAGTATATTGTTAATTTGAAGGATGGAAAT GGTAACACCGCAATGCATTATGCAGTTTCTCATGGCAATTTCGATGTTGTATCCATACTGTTAGATTCAAAGGTTTGCGATGTAAATCAGATGAATAATGCGGGATACACATCGGTCATGCTAGTTTCTTTAGCTAAGTTAAAGAACTCGGCACATCGAACGGTCGTACAACGATTATTTCAAATGGCTGACGTCAACATACGAGCGAAAAAA CACTGCCAAACTGCCCTCATGCTTGCAGTATCACATGGAAATTTGGACATGGTGGAGATGCTCTTGGCAGCTGGTGCTGATATCAACATTCAGGATGAGGATGGTAGCACGGCCCTGATGTGCGCCGCGGAGCACGGGAGAATTGATATTGTTAAGCATCTGCTATCACAGCCTGATTGTGATTCTTTGATTCAGGATGTT GATGGCAGTACGGCATTTAAAATTGCGTGGCAAGCACAGCATCGTGATATTGGCCTACTTTTATATGTTCACGAACAAATGCTACGAAGCAAAATGCCTAGTCGTGCAGAACCTCCTCGGTCGCCTGCTGCAATTCCTAGGACACCGAAACAGCAGAGCCAACAACAGCAGAGTCCTCCAAATCAACAAAAATAG